One window of Xylocopa sonorina isolate GNS202 chromosome 9, iyXylSono1_principal, whole genome shotgun sequence genomic DNA carries:
- the LOC143426891 gene encoding NF-X1-type zinc finger protein NFXL1, whose translation MQKFRQAQAENKRAINKYLEANAYLESSSEDEEDKNEEDIQNVVGKVLSAYQGKEADAEKILSYLINIFQSGNAVCLICISTVKRTDAIWNCSKCFAFLHLSCILHWIQDSLNVKREKGIALIWACPKCRMEYGQDEIPRNYKCFCKKLTDPTYQPWNIPHSCGETCGKNLQPECGHKCVLLCHPGPCPPCAKTVFIECYCGKEMPQQRRCNAKEWSCGATCNKKYKLCSHVCKEICHAGECPPCSEVLLLKCHCKSNEEVKKCSEGMWICDKPCGRLLSCNVHTCQSTCHLISDCGICPLEKNRTCPCGKKRYAVSCKQEQLPTCGDTCGKLLDCGSHYCNMRCHTDRCGQCLEVVTKSCRCGSYQKEIACGKEFHCNKKCMQMRLCGRHLCNKKCCDCLIKSTYNMCEKICDNTLNCRKHKCSAPCHSGPCYPCARTDVIQCRCGYNKITVPCGTVKRIKPPPCNKPCKVPPICHHPKRETHKCHQGACPPCKKICGLVYKRCNHSCVAVCHTKVWVKVNKNDVKAQPAGPWDIQKEVKQLKTLPCPPCEVSVPVTCLGGHETRPWPCHMAKPTSCGRLCGKTLSCTNHTCELVCHKILSSAEDKNGTPCMDCEKPCLFPRPQGCTHSCPKPCHPAPCSPCKQMIKISCHCGISTLYHRCFQLTSAKPEQRNELLKCGNQCPKNYPCGHRCMNNCHPGPCTNEEKCNKRIKLFCACKRIKKDFICFEIQKVEIHIECDDICDKLKNEKRLAEAAFLEQKRQAEELRNQQEIEKFERKFKPRRKGKDKSDKRQLHRETCNNNRKYYILAFLICLVGIVIFYVSGKKF comes from the exons ATGCAGAAATTTAGGCAAGCTCAAGCTGAAAATAAAAGAgcaattaataaatatttagaAGCAAACGCCTATTTGGAATCATCAAGTGAAGATGAAGAGGATAAAAACGAAGAAGATATACAGAATGTGGTCGGGAAAGTATTATCCGCCTACCAAGGGAAAGAGGCGGATGCGGAAAAAATTTTGTCATATTTAATTAACATTTTCCAATCTGGCAATGCTGTTTGTCTTATATGCATTTCAACAGTAAAAAGAACTGATGCA ATTTGGAACTGCAGTAAATGTTTTGCCTTCTTGCATTTATCGTGTATTTTACACTGGATACAAGATAGCTTGAATGTTAAACGTGAGAAAGGTATTGCACTAATTTGGGCATG TCCAAAATGTCGTATGGAATATGGGCAAGATGAAATTCCTCGTAATTATAAATGCTTCTGTAAGAAGCTCACTGATCCAACATATCAGCCATGGAATATTCCACATTCTTGTGGAGAAACATGTGGAAAAAATTTACAACCAGAGTGTGGCCATAAGTGTGTTTTACTTTGCCACCCTGGACCATGTCCTCCTTGTGCAAAAACAGTATTTATCGAGTGTTATTGTGGTAAAGAAATGCCACAACAACGACGATGCAATGCCAAAGAATGGAGTTGTGGTGCCACatgtaataaaaaatataaactaTGTTCGCATGTTTGTAAAGAAATATGCCATGCAGGAGAATGTCCACCTTGTTCAGAAGTTTTACTTTTGAAATGTCATTGTAAGAGTAACGAGGAAGTAAAGAAATGCTCTGAAGGCATGTGGATTTGCGATAAACCCTGTGGTAGACTTCTATCTTGTAATGTTCATACATGCCAAAGTACATGCCATTTAATCAGCGATTGCGGAATCTGTCCATTAGAAAAAAATAGAACATGTCCATGCGGGAAGAAGCGTTATGCTGTTTCTTGCAAACAAGAACAATTACCTACTTGTGGTGACACATGTGGTAAATTATTAGATTGTGGATCACACTATTGTAATATGAGATGTCATACCGATCGGTGTGGGCAATGTTTAGAAGTAGTAACAAAATCATGTAGATGTGGCAGTTACCAAAAAGAGATTGCATGTGGCAAAGAGTTTCATTGCAATAAGAAATGCATGCAAATGCGTTTGTGCGGAAGACATTTATGTAATAAAAAATGCTGCGATTGTTTAATCAAGAGTACATATAATATGTGTGAGAAAATATGCGACAATACTCTAAACTGTCGTAAACACAAGTGTTCTGCTCCTTGTCATAGTGGACCATGTTATCCATGCGCACGGACAGATGTTATTCAGTGCAGATGTGGATATAATAAAATTACAGTACCATGCGGTACAGTAAAAAGAATTAAACCACCACCTTGTAATAAACCATGTAAGGTACCGCCGATTTGTCACCATCCGAAAAGAGAAACTCACAAATGCCATCAAGGTGCTTGTCCACCTTGCAAAAAGATTTGTGGCTTAGTGTATAAACGATGCAATCATTCTTGTGTTGCTGTTTGCCATACTAAAGTTTGGGTGAAGGTGAATAAAAATGACGTAAAAGCACAACCAGCTGGACCATGGGATATACAAAAAGAAGTCAAACAACTAAAAACTTTACCGTGTCCACCATGTGAAGTGTCTGTACCAGTTACTTGTTTAGGAGGACATGAAACACGTCCATGGCCTTGTCATATGGCCAAGCCTACGTCTTGTGGAAGACTATGTGGAAAAACCTTATCGTGCACAAATCATACATGCGAATTGGTTTGCCACAAAATATTATCATCTGCAGAAGATAAAAATGGTACTCCCTGTATGGACTGTGAAAAACCATGTCTATTTCCACGACCGCAAGGTTGTACGCATTCGTGCCCAAAACCCTGCCATCCAGCACCATGCAGCCCTTGCAAGCAAATGATTAAAATTTCATGTCATTGTGGTATAAGTACTTTGTATCATAGATGTTTTCAATTAACATCAGCTAAACCTGAACAACGTAATGAATTGCTTAAATGTGGAAACCAATGCCCCAAAaat TATCCTTGTGGACATCGGTGCATGAATAACTGCCATCCAGGTCCGTGTACAAATGAAGAAAAATGCAACAAAAGGATAAAGTTGTTTTGCGCGTGCAAACGTATTAAGAAAGACTTCATCTGTTTCGAAATACAGAAAGTAGAAATTCATATAGAATGCGATGATATTTGTGATAAATTAAAGAATGAAAAACGTTTAGCTGAAGCTGCATTTCTGGAACAGAAACGACAGGCGGAAGAATTACGTAATCAACAGGAAATTGAAAAGTTTGAACGAAAATTTAAGCCCCGTCGTAAAGGAAAAGATAAGTCTGATAAAAGACAATTGCACAGAGAGACGTGTAATAATAatagaaaatattatattttagccTTTTTAATATGTTTAGTAGGTATTGTTATATTTTATGTGAGTGGTAAAAAATtttga